The following are encoded in a window of Chlorocebus sabaeus isolate Y175 chromosome 22, mChlSab1.0.hap1, whole genome shotgun sequence genomic DNA:
- the NFKBIZ gene encoding NF-kappa-B inhibitor zeta isoform X2, with the protein MGVGRQQRGPFQGVRVKNSVKELLLHIRSHKQKGSGQAVDDFKTQGVNIEQFREWKNTVSYGGKRKGPDSSSDGPACKRPALLHSHFLTPPQTPTPGESMEDVHHNEPKQDSSADLLQNIINIKNECSPVSLNTVQVSWLNPVVVPQSSPAEQCQDFHGGQVFSPPQKYQPFQVNSPPQVIDQASLYQYSPQNQHVEQQPHYTHKPTLEYSRFSRPSQSPTYEPNLFVGQESQFCPNESLVSFLNNERESENIANPVPTSSSVQQQNDAHLHGFSMMSTSLCEAMAGHEMASDASNASLPFPNIPGNPMNTTQLGKSLFQWQVEQEESKLANVSQDQFLSKDADGDTFLHIAVAQGRRALSYVLARKMNALHMLDIKEHNGQSAFQVAVAANQHLIVQDLVNLGAQVNTTDCWGRTPLHVCAEKGHCQVLQAIQKGAVGSNQFVDLEATNYDGLTPLHCAVIAHNAVVHELQRNQQPHSPEVQELLLKNKSLVDTIKCLIQMGAAVEAKDRKSGRTALHLAAEEANLELIRLFLELPSCLSFVNAKAYNGNTALHVAASLQYRLTQLDAVRLLMRKGADPSTRNLENEQPVHLVPDGPVGEQIRRILKGKSIQQRAPPY; encoded by the exons ATGGGGGTTGGCAGGCAGCAGAGGGGCCCTTTTCAAGGTGTTCGGGTGAAGAACTCGGTGAAGGAACTCCTGTTGCACATCCGAAGTCATAAACAGAAGGGCTCTGGCCAAGCTGTGGATGATTTTAAG acacAAGGTGTGAACATAGAACAGTTCAGAG AATGGAAGAACACAGTATCATATGGTGGGAAAAGGAAAGGGCCTGATTCGTCGTCTGATGGACCAGCTTGCAAAAGGCCAGCTCTGTTGCATTCCCACTTTttg ACACCACCTCAAACACCAACGCCCGGGGAGAGCATGGAAGATGTTCATCACAATGAACCCAAACAGGACAGCAGTGCTGATCTGCTTCAGAACATCATCAACATTAAGAATGAATGCAGCCCCGTTTCCCTGAACACAGTTCAAGTTAGCTGGTTGAACCCCGTGGTGGTCCCTCAGAGCTCCCCTGCAGAGCAGTGTCAAGACTTCCATGGAGGGCAGGTCTTTTCTCCACCTCAGAAATACCAACCATTCCAAGTCAACAGCCCCCCACAAGTGATAGACCAGGCTTCCCTGTACCAGTATTCTCCACAGAACCAGCATGTAGAGCAGCAGCCGCACTATACCCACAAACCAACTCTGGAATACAGTCGTTTCTCCAGACCTTCCCAGTCCCCCACTTACGAACCAAACCTCTTTGTTGGTCAAGAATCACAGTTTTGCCCGAACGAAAGCTTAGTTTCCTTTCTTAATAATGAAAGGGAATCTGAGAATATTGCTAATCCCGTTCCGACTTCCTCCAGTGTTCAACAGCAAAATGATGCTCACTTGCACGGCTTCAGCATGATGTCCACCAGCCTCTGTGAGGCCATGGCGGGGCACGAGATGGCCTCTGACGCTTCAAACGCTTCACTGCCATTCCCAAACATCCCTGGAAATCCAATGAATACCACACAGTTAGGGAAATCACTTTTTCAGTGGCAAGTGGAGCAGGAAGAAAGCAAATTGGCAAATGTTTCCCAAGACCAGTTTCTTTCAAAGGATGCAGATGGTGACAC GTTCCTTCATATTGCTGTTGCCCAAGGGAGAAGAGCACTTTCCTATGTTCTAGCAAGAAAGATGAATGCACTTCACATGCTGGATATTAAAGAGCACAATGGACAG AGTGCCTTTCAGGTGGCAGTGGCTGCCAATCAGCATCTCATTGTGCAGGATCTGGTGAACCTCGGGGCGCAGGTGAACACCACAGACTGCTGGGGAAGAACACCTCTGCATGTCTGTGCTGAGAAGGGCCACTGCCAGGTGCTTCAG GCGATTCAGAAGGGAGCAGTGGGAAGTAATCAGTTTGTGGATCTTGAGGCAACTAACTATGATG GCCTGACTCCCCTTCATTGTGCAGTCATAGCCCACAATGCTGTGGTCCATGAACTCCAGAGAAATCAACAGCCTCATTCACCTGAAGTTCAGGAGCTTTTACTGAAGAATAAGAGTCTGGTTGATACCATTAAGTGCCTAATTCAGATGGGAGCAGCGGTGGAAGCGAAG GATCGCAAAAGTGGCCGCACAGCCCTGCATTTGGCAGCTGAAGAAGCAAATCTGGAACTCATTCGCCTCTTTTTGGAGCTGCCCAGTTGCCTGTCTTTTGTGAATGCAAAG GCTTACAATGGCAACACTGCCCTCCATGTTGCTGCCAGCCTGCAGTACCGGCTGACACAATTAGATGCCGTCCGCCTGTTGATGAGGAAGGGAGCCGACCCAAGTACTCGGAACTTGGAGAACGAACAGCCAGTGCATTTGGTTCCCGATGGCCCTGTGGGAGAACAG ATCCGACGTATCCTGAAGGGGAAGTCCATTCAGCAGAGAGCTCCACCGTATTAG
- the NFKBIZ gene encoding NF-kappa-B inhibitor zeta isoform X1 yields MIVDKLLDDSRGGEGLRDAAGGCGLMTSPLNLGYFYGASPPAAAPGACDASCSASGPSAPGSPGSDSSDFSSASSVSSCGAVESRPRGGARAERQPVEPHMGVGRQQRGPFQGVRVKNSVKELLLHIRSHKQKGSGQAVDDFKTQGVNIEQFREWKNTVSYGGKRKGPDSSSDGPACKRPALLHSHFLTPPQTPTPGESMEDVHHNEPKQDSSADLLQNIINIKNECSPVSLNTVQVSWLNPVVVPQSSPAEQCQDFHGGQVFSPPQKYQPFQVNSPPQVIDQASLYQYSPQNQHVEQQPHYTHKPTLEYSRFSRPSQSPTYEPNLFVGQESQFCPNESLVSFLNNERESENIANPVPTSSSVQQQNDAHLHGFSMMSTSLCEAMAGHEMASDASNASLPFPNIPGNPMNTTQLGKSLFQWQVEQEESKLANVSQDQFLSKDADGDTFLHIAVAQGRRALSYVLARKMNALHMLDIKEHNGQSAFQVAVAANQHLIVQDLVNLGAQVNTTDCWGRTPLHVCAEKGHCQVLQAIQKGAVGSNQFVDLEATNYDGLTPLHCAVIAHNAVVHELQRNQQPHSPEVQELLLKNKSLVDTIKCLIQMGAAVEAKDRKSGRTALHLAAEEANLELIRLFLELPSCLSFVNAKAYNGNTALHVAASLQYRLTQLDAVRLLMRKGADPSTRNLENEQPVHLVPDGPVGEQIRRILKGKSIQQRAPPY; encoded by the exons ATGATTGTGGACAAGCTGCTGGACGACAGCCGCGGCGGAGAGGGGCTGCGGGACGCGGCGGGCGGCTGCGGCCTCATGACCAGCCCACTCAACCTGGGCTACTTCTACGGCGCGTCGCCGCCCGCTGCCGCCCCGGGCGCCTGCGACGCTAGCTGCTCGGCCTCGGGCCCCTCGGCGCCCGGCTCTCCCGGCTCCGACTCCTCGGACTTCTCCTCCGCCTCGTCTGTGTCCTCCTGCGGCGCTGTGGAGTCCCGGCCAAGAGGCGGCGCCCGCGCCGAGCGCCAGCCAG TTGAGCCCCATATGGGGGTTGGCAGGCAGCAGAGGGGCCCTTTTCAAGGTGTTCGGGTGAAGAACTCGGTGAAGGAACTCCTGTTGCACATCCGAAGTCATAAACAGAAGGGCTCTGGCCAAGCTGTGGATGATTTTAAG acacAAGGTGTGAACATAGAACAGTTCAGAG AATGGAAGAACACAGTATCATATGGTGGGAAAAGGAAAGGGCCTGATTCGTCGTCTGATGGACCAGCTTGCAAAAGGCCAGCTCTGTTGCATTCCCACTTTttg ACACCACCTCAAACACCAACGCCCGGGGAGAGCATGGAAGATGTTCATCACAATGAACCCAAACAGGACAGCAGTGCTGATCTGCTTCAGAACATCATCAACATTAAGAATGAATGCAGCCCCGTTTCCCTGAACACAGTTCAAGTTAGCTGGTTGAACCCCGTGGTGGTCCCTCAGAGCTCCCCTGCAGAGCAGTGTCAAGACTTCCATGGAGGGCAGGTCTTTTCTCCACCTCAGAAATACCAACCATTCCAAGTCAACAGCCCCCCACAAGTGATAGACCAGGCTTCCCTGTACCAGTATTCTCCACAGAACCAGCATGTAGAGCAGCAGCCGCACTATACCCACAAACCAACTCTGGAATACAGTCGTTTCTCCAGACCTTCCCAGTCCCCCACTTACGAACCAAACCTCTTTGTTGGTCAAGAATCACAGTTTTGCCCGAACGAAAGCTTAGTTTCCTTTCTTAATAATGAAAGGGAATCTGAGAATATTGCTAATCCCGTTCCGACTTCCTCCAGTGTTCAACAGCAAAATGATGCTCACTTGCACGGCTTCAGCATGATGTCCACCAGCCTCTGTGAGGCCATGGCGGGGCACGAGATGGCCTCTGACGCTTCAAACGCTTCACTGCCATTCCCAAACATCCCTGGAAATCCAATGAATACCACACAGTTAGGGAAATCACTTTTTCAGTGGCAAGTGGAGCAGGAAGAAAGCAAATTGGCAAATGTTTCCCAAGACCAGTTTCTTTCAAAGGATGCAGATGGTGACAC GTTCCTTCATATTGCTGTTGCCCAAGGGAGAAGAGCACTTTCCTATGTTCTAGCAAGAAAGATGAATGCACTTCACATGCTGGATATTAAAGAGCACAATGGACAG AGTGCCTTTCAGGTGGCAGTGGCTGCCAATCAGCATCTCATTGTGCAGGATCTGGTGAACCTCGGGGCGCAGGTGAACACCACAGACTGCTGGGGAAGAACACCTCTGCATGTCTGTGCTGAGAAGGGCCACTGCCAGGTGCTTCAG GCGATTCAGAAGGGAGCAGTGGGAAGTAATCAGTTTGTGGATCTTGAGGCAACTAACTATGATG GCCTGACTCCCCTTCATTGTGCAGTCATAGCCCACAATGCTGTGGTCCATGAACTCCAGAGAAATCAACAGCCTCATTCACCTGAAGTTCAGGAGCTTTTACTGAAGAATAAGAGTCTGGTTGATACCATTAAGTGCCTAATTCAGATGGGAGCAGCGGTGGAAGCGAAG GATCGCAAAAGTGGCCGCACAGCCCTGCATTTGGCAGCTGAAGAAGCAAATCTGGAACTCATTCGCCTCTTTTTGGAGCTGCCCAGTTGCCTGTCTTTTGTGAATGCAAAG GCTTACAATGGCAACACTGCCCTCCATGTTGCTGCCAGCCTGCAGTACCGGCTGACACAATTAGATGCCGTCCGCCTGTTGATGAGGAAGGGAGCCGACCCAAGTACTCGGAACTTGGAGAACGAACAGCCAGTGCATTTGGTTCCCGATGGCCCTGTGGGAGAACAG ATCCGACGTATCCTGAAGGGGAAGTCCATTCAGCAGAGAGCTCCACCGTATTAG